In Cycloclasticus sp., a single genomic region encodes these proteins:
- the putA gene encoding bifunctional proline dehydrogenase/L-glutamate gamma-semialdehyde dehydrogenase PutA, with translation MGKPPDTASEQALRAAIDAAYLADEAELLTTLSAYCDGLQHTKSQQQAHQLLTHSRKLKTAPLLTNFMNEFSLSSDEGIVLMCLAEALLRIPDSATQSRLIRDKLSAPDWESHIGHSPSLLVNASAWGLLLTGRLVKPSDEEQLRNGHFLKGILNQLGEPLIRKAMQQAMQILGSQFVAGETLNEAVQTCTQLNTADNAYSYDMLGEAALTATNAEHYLTRYRSALLQLGELKTQHPNAPTHSISIKLSALHPRFESAQRVRVQQELTPKLIELAQLAKQFNIGLTIDAEEASRLELLLDCFQTVFSQPALKNWNGLGVAVQAYQKRALPVLHWLQQLASSQAKLIPVRLVKGAYWDTEIKRAQAQGLSGYPVFTRKQATDVSYLACARYLLANTQAFFPQFATHNALTIASIQQLANGHQPYEFQRLYGMGESIYAAYRALAKQPKSCCVYVPVGRQSDLLPYLVRRMLENGANTSFVYQAGDPKIAIETLLADPFEAIKRVSFSPHPAIPLPAQIYSDRKNSNGINVDSPSELNDTQRQVCHAATINYFAEPVVHRHQQAQEQAHDIISPADRHTLIGKVFNTPPAIIGDVIEDAVRAQTAWSQTAVDKRAQILELAAELLDTHQHSLIHLCIHEAGRCLRDAQAEVREAIDFCRYYAQQARQLCNAKQNFQGVVGEQNQGLWQGRGVFVCISPWNFPLAIFTGQIAAALLAGNSVIAKPASATPLCGMQIIKYLHQAGVPRDVLQFLTGPSEQLGALLTSDTRISGVAFTGSTTAAQQINQRLAARDAAIASMVAETGGQNVMIADSSALPEQLVKDVIRSAFNSAGQRCSALRVLCLAEEIAEDTLKLLKGAMQQLSIGNPADEATDIGPVINAQACEKLHRHIDYLRSIQAPIFQLSLPTTTAHGNFFPPTLCELENMQQLRGEVFGPILHVIRYRHENLDQLIESINLTGYGLTLGIHSRIQTTIDHICQHVNVGNIYINRDMVGAVVGAQPFGGCGLSGTGPKAGGPHYLHRFANEITVSENTAAIGGSTSLLMLDDTPD, from the coding sequence ATGGGCAAGCCACCAGACACAGCTAGCGAGCAGGCACTACGCGCAGCGATTGATGCGGCTTACCTAGCGGATGAAGCTGAATTACTAACCACCTTGTCGGCTTACTGTGACGGCTTGCAACACACAAAAAGCCAACAGCAAGCGCATCAACTACTGACGCACAGCCGAAAACTGAAAACCGCCCCACTGCTGACTAATTTCATGAATGAGTTTTCCTTATCATCCGATGAAGGAATTGTCCTGATGTGTTTGGCGGAAGCTCTATTACGCATCCCAGACAGCGCCACACAATCGCGTTTAATCCGCGACAAACTGAGTGCGCCTGACTGGGAAAGCCATATTGGGCACAGCCCATCGCTGCTGGTTAACGCCTCCGCTTGGGGCTTATTGCTCACCGGTCGCCTCGTAAAACCCAGTGACGAGGAACAACTAAGAAACGGTCATTTCTTAAAAGGAATACTCAATCAGTTGGGCGAACCGTTAATACGCAAAGCCATGCAACAAGCAATGCAAATACTGGGCAGCCAATTTGTCGCCGGCGAGACCCTCAACGAGGCCGTGCAAACCTGTACACAACTTAATACAGCTGACAACGCTTACTCCTATGATATGTTGGGCGAAGCGGCATTAACCGCCACCAACGCGGAGCATTATCTAACGCGCTATCGCTCAGCGTTATTGCAATTAGGCGAGCTCAAAACACAACATCCAAACGCGCCAACACACAGTATATCGATCAAGCTGTCCGCCTTGCACCCACGTTTTGAGTCCGCCCAACGTGTGCGCGTACAACAGGAATTAACCCCCAAACTCATTGAATTGGCGCAGCTAGCGAAACAATTTAATATCGGCCTCACTATAGATGCTGAAGAAGCCTCAAGGCTCGAATTATTACTGGATTGCTTCCAAACAGTCTTCAGCCAGCCCGCGTTAAAAAACTGGAACGGACTTGGCGTAGCGGTACAAGCCTATCAAAAACGCGCCTTGCCAGTGCTGCATTGGCTACAACAATTAGCCAGTTCACAAGCCAAGCTCATCCCTGTTAGGTTGGTAAAAGGTGCCTACTGGGATACCGAAATAAAACGAGCGCAAGCTCAAGGCCTATCTGGCTATCCCGTGTTTACGCGAAAACAGGCGACCGATGTTTCCTACCTCGCTTGCGCACGATATCTACTGGCTAATACACAAGCTTTCTTCCCTCAATTTGCCACGCATAACGCACTCACCATTGCCAGCATTCAACAACTGGCCAACGGTCACCAGCCTTATGAATTCCAGCGACTGTACGGCATGGGAGAGAGTATATATGCTGCATACCGCGCCTTGGCGAAGCAACCTAAAAGCTGCTGTGTCTATGTTCCAGTGGGCCGTCAGAGCGACTTACTGCCCTATCTGGTACGCCGAATGCTCGAAAACGGCGCTAACACGTCGTTTGTTTATCAAGCTGGTGACCCCAAAATAGCGATAGAAACACTCCTCGCTGACCCATTCGAAGCGATCAAACGCGTTAGCTTCTCCCCTCACCCCGCTATCCCTTTGCCGGCTCAGATTTACTCTGACCGAAAGAATTCCAACGGCATCAATGTTGACAGCCCAAGCGAATTAAACGACACACAGCGACAAGTATGTCATGCAGCGACAATCAACTATTTCGCAGAACCTGTCGTACACCGCCATCAACAAGCGCAAGAACAAGCGCATGACATAATTAGCCCTGCCGATCGCCACACGCTCATTGGCAAGGTATTCAACACCCCACCTGCAATAATTGGCGATGTTATTGAAGATGCGGTTCGTGCACAAACCGCTTGGTCGCAAACCGCTGTTGATAAGCGCGCACAGATTCTTGAATTGGCCGCAGAACTACTCGATACACATCAACACAGCTTGATACACCTTTGCATTCATGAAGCGGGTCGGTGCCTGCGTGATGCTCAGGCTGAAGTGCGCGAAGCGATTGATTTTTGCCGTTATTACGCCCAACAGGCACGCCAGTTATGCAATGCAAAACAAAACTTTCAGGGCGTCGTCGGTGAGCAAAACCAAGGACTGTGGCAAGGACGCGGGGTTTTCGTTTGCATCAGCCCATGGAATTTCCCACTTGCCATCTTTACTGGCCAGATAGCAGCAGCCTTGCTTGCTGGAAATAGCGTTATTGCAAAACCGGCCTCTGCTACACCGCTTTGTGGCATGCAGATTATAAAGTACCTGCACCAAGCCGGCGTTCCAAGAGATGTACTGCAGTTTTTAACCGGACCAAGCGAACAACTGGGTGCCTTACTAACATCCGACACACGCATTAGCGGGGTTGCCTTTACCGGCTCAACCACAGCGGCTCAGCAGATTAATCAACGCCTTGCAGCCCGCGATGCAGCGATAGCCAGCATGGTTGCAGAAACGGGCGGGCAAAATGTCATGATTGCAGACAGCAGTGCGTTACCTGAACAGCTGGTAAAAGACGTAATTCGCTCGGCGTTTAATAGCGCAGGACAACGCTGTTCCGCTTTACGAGTTCTTTGTTTAGCCGAAGAAATTGCCGAGGATACGCTTAAATTATTGAAGGGGGCGATGCAGCAACTCAGCATCGGCAACCCAGCCGATGAAGCGACCGATATAGGGCCCGTTATTAATGCTCAAGCCTGTGAAAAATTGCATCGCCATATTGACTATCTAAGGTCAATTCAAGCGCCAATATTTCAACTATCACTACCGACAACGACAGCCCACGGCAATTTTTTCCCACCCACGCTGTGCGAACTAGAAAACATGCAACAATTACGCGGTGAAGTTTTTGGCCCTATCCTGCACGTTATTCGCTACCGTCACGAAAACCTAGATCAATTAATCGAATCTATTAATCTAACTGGATACGGGTTAACCCTCGGCATCCATAGCCGAATACAAACAACTATTGATCACATTTGCCAGCACGTTAATGTTGGTAATATCTACATCAACCGCGATATGGTTGGTGCGGTTGTCGGCGCACAACCTTTTGGGGGGTGCGGTTTATCCGGCACCGGGCCAAAGGCTGGTGGCCCGCATTACCTGCATCGATTTGCCAATGAAATAACCGTATCAGAAAACACCGCCGCCATCGGCGGCAGCACCTCTTTATTGATGTTAGATGACACGCCTGATTGA
- a CDS encoding STAS/SEC14 domain-containing protein, translating into MKCAKHGFSMDIERTDHAFFIHLKATGKLTHKDYEKITSILDSELDNVKSPELNVLFDGSAFKGWELRATLDDLKLGLEHADELNKIAIYGNTLWLEIFTKVRACFIPANVEYFDNLDDASTWVNAS; encoded by the coding sequence ATGAAATGCGCCAAACACGGTTTTTCTATGGATATTGAAAGGACAGACCATGCTTTTTTTATTCACCTAAAAGCCACCGGTAAACTCACTCATAAAGACTACGAAAAAATCACCTCCATACTTGATTCTGAACTAGACAATGTAAAAAGCCCCGAGCTAAACGTTCTTTTTGATGGCAGTGCCTTTAAAGGTTGGGAATTACGAGCCACACTGGATGACCTTAAACTGGGTCTTGAGCACGCCGATGAACTTAATAAAATCGCCATTTACGGAAACACGCTCTGGCTAGAAATTTTCACGAAAGTTAGGGCGTGTTTTATACCGGCTAACGTAGAGTATTTCGACAATTTAGACGACGCGTCGACGTGGGTTAACGCGTCTTGA
- a CDS encoding DUF998 domain-containing protein, with protein MIKRLNLIAFFNALLFTMSVVITHLLKTELNWINHTLSQYALGEHGLIITVGFYCIGFTQVLLATSFMIFNQAAASRGALLLFAAGLGVFVVALFPTQPPSADMLTRLPHIAGASAHFLLFPLAVLALTPSLDAGRLKSFSFMVGYVTLIFFIVLLALFVMKPIIDTPFFGLFEKVNILIINIWLLVFSYDSNWYLSKE; from the coding sequence ATGATAAAACGATTAAATCTAATTGCTTTCTTTAACGCGCTGCTTTTTACCATGAGCGTTGTTATTACCCACCTGCTAAAGACCGAGTTGAATTGGATTAATCACACCTTGAGCCAATATGCGCTTGGTGAGCATGGCTTAATCATCACCGTTGGTTTTTATTGCATTGGGTTTACTCAGGTATTGCTGGCGACAAGTTTTATGATTTTCAATCAAGCGGCGGCAAGCAGGGGGGCGTTGTTATTGTTTGCGGCAGGTCTTGGGGTTTTTGTTGTCGCCTTATTCCCTACGCAACCGCCATCTGCCGACATGCTGACACGGTTGCCCCATATTGCTGGGGCCAGTGCGCATTTTCTGTTGTTTCCATTGGCTGTATTGGCGCTAACACCAAGCTTAGATGCGGGACGTTTGAAAAGTTTTTCATTTATGGTGGGTTATGTCACCTTGATTTTTTTCATCGTATTGTTGGCGTTGTTTGTAATGAAACCAATAATCGATACTCCATTTTTCGGGTTGTTTGAGAAGGTTAATATCCTCATTATAAATATCTGGTTGCTCGTGTTTTCTTACGATAGCAATTGGTATTTATCAAAAGAGTAA
- a CDS encoding urate hydroxylase PuuD, whose product MGFIKRILASIKATIATGFILAVLIAAFGWESRGGFNLLEVTVWLHVLVGITWIGLLYYFNFVQVPAMAEALADEGGPGPAAIGKYVAPRALLWFRMSAAVTWLTGVSALESTGVGIANAFTFASPVIGLGAWLGTIMLFNVWVLIWPNQKKILGIVEATPDEVAKAKVVASMASRINVLLSIPMLLSMTAFAHGNLF is encoded by the coding sequence ATGGGTTTTATTAAACGTATTTTGGCGAGTATTAAAGCAACAATTGCGACTGGGTTTATTCTCGCGGTTTTAATTGCGGCTTTTGGCTGGGAGTCCCGAGGCGGGTTTAACTTACTGGAAGTAACTGTTTGGTTACACGTGCTAGTGGGTATTACTTGGATAGGCCTTCTTTATTATTTCAATTTTGTTCAAGTACCTGCCATGGCAGAAGCCTTAGCTGATGAAGGTGGCCCTGGCCCTGCAGCGATAGGCAAATATGTTGCGCCGCGTGCTTTACTTTGGTTTCGTATGTCGGCGGCCGTTACTTGGCTCACCGGGGTTAGTGCATTAGAGTCGACAGGCGTCGGTATTGCGAATGCGTTTACCTTTGCAAGCCCAGTTATTGGCTTGGGTGCTTGGCTAGGCACTATTATGCTGTTTAATGTGTGGGTGCTTATTTGGCCGAACCAGAAAAAGATATTGGGCATCGTTGAAGCGACCCCAGATGAAGTAGCTAAAGCAAAAGTAGTTGCATCAATGGCATCTAGAATCAATGTTTTACTCTCTATACCCATGTTGTTATCAATGACTGCGTTTGCACACGGCAACCTTTTTTGA
- a CDS encoding molybdopterin-dependent oxidoreductase, translating into MNQTVNSTCFYCGTGCGIRLETDGQRIVSLTGNKKHPTNRGKLCSKGRELHHTVSTDDRLLRPKLRTSLNDPFAPVDWDHALNFGAQKFADIIRQHGPDAVAFYVSGQLLTEDYYVFNKLMKGFIGSNNIDTNSRLCMSSAVAGYKRAFGADGPPTCYDDIELAECYFIIGANMAYAHPILFRRMEEAKDANSDLKIIVVDPRRTDTCSIADLYLPIKPGTDVPLMQAMLNVLIWEDLIDQDYINNHTQGFDVVRSQAQAITPRKAADICGLDAADIVKAALWFAENKPLSFWTMGLNQSTSGTDKNNALINLHLATGQIGKPGCGPFSLTGQPNAMGGREVGGLANTLAAYRDYTNSNDRKEVADYWGVDAVSEKPGLTATELFTALESGTVKAVWIACTNPVISMPNAKQVEAALKKAELVIVSDAYHPTDTTQFAHLLFPAAGWAEKDGTATNSERRITHLQQALPAAGLSRPDWKIAADFALRLGQKLGKDWNHAFAYKNTEDVFNEHRGLTAGKIIDITGLSYTLLDEKGPQQWPFPSGTEPDGSTRLYSNGVFETINGKANFVDVSYRPVAEPTDAAYPISLTTGRIRDQWHTMTKTGSVPQLMQHVPLPELQMHPLDADTRGIQADDLVRVSSRRGEVIVPVQINRDVRTGLVFLPMHWGEMTARGGRSNNLTQSVVDPISKEPEFKHSAVQVERFEPAWRGVMLMAGQKTALGRQMIEGYTYGIVGCSGSDHPVTYVELACIKELEAEQYKRLDQMLEQGKSYETLVYSEYKHGINRKAWLSDGHLIAVRWVGGNINEAQWLRKLMLEGRDVGELRPYLLSPGGPVNKRDTKGKIICACNNVGELELQAATRDGCNSIEMLKAQTMSGTGCGSCIPEMKRLLSNS; encoded by the coding sequence ATGAACCAGACTGTAAATAGCACCTGCTTCTATTGTGGAACGGGCTGCGGCATTCGCCTAGAAACCGATGGCCAGCGCATTGTCTCGTTGACGGGCAATAAAAAACACCCGACCAATCGAGGTAAACTCTGCTCAAAGGGCCGTGAATTGCACCATACCGTCTCGACGGACGACCGCTTGTTACGCCCTAAACTTCGCACCTCATTAAATGACCCATTTGCCCCCGTCGATTGGGACCATGCGTTGAATTTTGGCGCACAAAAATTTGCTGATATCATTCGTCAACACGGCCCCGATGCAGTGGCATTCTATGTCTCTGGCCAATTACTGACCGAAGACTATTACGTTTTCAATAAACTCATGAAGGGCTTTATAGGCAGTAATAATATCGATACCAATTCACGCCTTTGCATGTCCTCAGCCGTTGCTGGGTATAAACGTGCCTTCGGCGCAGATGGGCCGCCTACCTGTTATGACGATATAGAACTGGCGGAATGCTATTTTATCATTGGTGCTAATATGGCCTATGCACACCCGATCCTCTTTCGTCGTATGGAGGAAGCCAAGGACGCTAATTCTGATTTAAAAATCATCGTTGTTGACCCACGTCGCACCGATACCTGTTCGATAGCTGATCTTTATTTACCCATTAAACCCGGTACCGATGTTCCGCTGATGCAGGCCATGCTCAATGTATTAATTTGGGAAGACCTCATTGACCAAGACTATATTAATAACCACACACAGGGGTTCGATGTCGTACGTTCACAAGCACAGGCAATCACCCCAAGAAAGGCTGCCGATATCTGTGGCCTTGATGCCGCTGACATCGTCAAAGCGGCGTTGTGGTTTGCAGAAAACAAACCTCTCTCCTTTTGGACGATGGGTTTGAACCAATCTACTTCTGGCACAGACAAGAATAATGCACTTATAAATTTGCACCTGGCCACTGGACAAATTGGCAAACCAGGCTGCGGCCCGTTTTCATTGACGGGTCAACCGAACGCCATGGGCGGTCGCGAAGTCGGTGGTCTCGCTAACACACTCGCTGCGTATCGTGATTATACTAACTCTAACGATCGCAAAGAGGTTGCCGACTACTGGGGCGTGGATGCTGTCTCCGAAAAACCTGGGTTAACGGCGACCGAATTATTCACTGCGTTAGAGTCCGGTACGGTCAAAGCCGTGTGGATTGCCTGCACCAATCCAGTGATCTCCATGCCGAATGCCAAACAGGTGGAAGCCGCATTGAAAAAAGCCGAATTAGTAATTGTCTCTGACGCGTATCATCCCACCGATACAACACAATTCGCCCACCTCTTATTCCCTGCTGCCGGCTGGGCCGAGAAAGACGGAACGGCAACCAATTCTGAGCGCCGCATTACTCATTTACAACAAGCTTTACCGGCTGCCGGTCTGTCTAGACCAGACTGGAAAATTGCCGCCGATTTTGCGCTACGTTTGGGTCAAAAGCTTGGCAAGGACTGGAACCATGCTTTTGCTTATAAAAACACAGAGGATGTATTCAATGAACACCGAGGATTAACAGCGGGCAAAATTATCGACATTACAGGGCTTTCGTATACCTTGCTTGATGAAAAAGGCCCGCAGCAGTGGCCATTCCCATCTGGCACCGAGCCCGATGGCTCAACCCGCCTTTATAGCAACGGCGTGTTTGAAACCATCAATGGCAAGGCTAACTTTGTTGATGTGAGCTATCGCCCTGTGGCCGAACCAACAGATGCCGCGTACCCTATTTCATTAACCACCGGGCGTATTCGTGACCAATGGCATACTATGACCAAAACAGGCTCGGTGCCGCAATTGATGCAGCACGTGCCTCTTCCCGAGTTACAAATGCACCCGCTAGATGCGGATACTCGTGGCATTCAAGCCGATGATCTGGTGCGAGTAAGCTCACGCCGTGGCGAAGTGATTGTACCGGTTCAAATTAACCGCGACGTGCGCACCGGCTTGGTATTCCTACCCATGCATTGGGGAGAAATGACGGCACGAGGCGGACGCTCCAACAATCTAACCCAATCCGTCGTTGACCCCATTTCCAAAGAACCGGAATTCAAACATAGCGCTGTACAGGTTGAACGTTTTGAACCCGCTTGGCGCGGTGTGATGTTGATGGCCGGGCAAAAAACAGCACTGGGCCGTCAAATGATTGAAGGTTATACCTATGGCATTGTTGGCTGTTCAGGTAGCGATCACCCTGTCACATATGTCGAGCTTGCCTGTATAAAAGAATTAGAAGCCGAACAATACAAACGTTTAGACCAAATGCTTGAGCAAGGTAAAAGCTATGAAACTTTAGTCTACTCCGAGTACAAACATGGAATTAACCGAAAAGCATGGCTGAGCGATGGGCACCTGATTGCCGTTAGGTGGGTTGGTGGCAATATTAATGAGGCTCAGTGGTTACGTAAGCTGATGCTCGAAGGCCGCGATGTTGGCGAATTGCGGCCCTACCTACTATCCCCCGGCGGCCCAGTTAACAAGCGAGACACCAAGGGGAAAATTATCTGTGCCTGTAATAATGTCGGCGAGTTAGAACTACAAGCAGCCACTCGAGATGGTTGCAATAGCATCGAAATGCTTAAGGCACAAACGATGTCAGGCACCGGTTGCGGTTCGTGCATCCCAGAAATGAAACGCTTATTATCAAACAGCTAA
- the nirD gene encoding nitrite reductase small subunit NirD: MSSSKITWHPICTIDEIPPSGGRTVIAGKTSIALFRLTDDSIKAIENRCPHKDGPLVDGIISNGDVLCPLHNWRVNLDSGQVAAPDSGCVTRYPVKVEGRQIFLSLG; the protein is encoded by the coding sequence ATGAGCTCTTCTAAAATAACATGGCATCCCATCTGTACAATTGATGAAATCCCCCCATCCGGCGGCAGAACAGTGATCGCAGGCAAAACCAGTATCGCACTGTTTCGCCTGACCGATGACAGCATCAAAGCCATCGAAAACCGCTGCCCGCATAAGGATGGGCCGCTAGTCGATGGCATTATCTCTAATGGCGATGTGCTCTGCCCCTTGCACAATTGGCGCGTTAATCTAGATTCCGGCCAAGTGGCAGCTCCCGACTCAGGTTGCGTGACCCGCTACCCAGTCAAAGTCGAAGGCCGACAAATCTTTCTAAGCCTAGGCTAA
- the nirB gene encoding nitrite reductase large subunit NirB, producing MTMSDKKKLVMVGNGMAGVRAIEEILKITSDMFDITIFGAEKYPNYNRIMLSPVLAGETTVEDIILNDEQWYADNDITLYTEKRIEKIQRAYKKVIADDGTEAEYDKLIIATGSNPFIIPIPGHDKEGVMAFRDIDDCDAMIEAAKKYKKAAVIGGGLLGLEAAKGLLNLGMETTVIHDQSTLMNMQLDSTAGEMLRSDLEAQGMVFKTSTLTEEILGENRVTGLQFKDGTSLECDLLIMAVGIRPNMALAKDCRLLCNRGIVINDYMQTVTDPSIYAVGECVEHRGAVYGLVAPLFEQAKTLAHMITGQGLKSYEGSVLSTKLKISGVDVFSAGDFMGASGADVIELMDQVGGVYKKLIIEDDEIKGVVMFGDTADGPTFFQWMQDGKDISDLRSTLLFSASGLGDSGHSGIDLAAEMTDATIVCGCNGVSKKDIVDAIVNDGLTTRKEITANTKAAGSCGGCEGLVYQLLTSTLGTAFVESEHDPICACTELNHEQVKEQIKARKLTTVRDVMHTLDWECEGCQVCRPAINYYIGMIWPEDSEDDRSSRIANERMHANIQKDGTYSVIPRIYGGETTPDDLIRIATVAKKYAVPTVKITGGQRIDLLGIKKEDLTSIWKDLDMPSGYAYGKALRTVKTCVGSEWCRFGTQNSTGLGIHLEKELERVWFPAKVKLAVSGCPRNCAESTIKDVGIIGVEGGWEISTGGNGGVHVVATEMLCLVETAEEVEEIVKAYLQHYRETGRHNERCAPWQKRVGMESIKIAVVDDIDNRKALVARLKVYMDTLDSDPWQDRIDDEARTGSKEFNEYRTIEIKEVNS from the coding sequence ATGACAATGAGTGACAAAAAGAAACTGGTAATGGTCGGTAACGGCATGGCGGGTGTGCGTGCCATTGAAGAAATCCTCAAAATCACCTCGGATATGTTCGATATCACCATTTTTGGCGCTGAAAAATATCCTAATTACAATCGCATCATGCTGTCTCCGGTGCTTGCTGGTGAAACCACTGTTGAGGATATCATCCTTAATGATGAACAGTGGTATGCCGATAACGACATTACCTTATATACGGAAAAGCGTATCGAAAAGATTCAGCGAGCTTACAAAAAAGTTATTGCTGACGATGGTACTGAGGCTGAGTACGACAAGCTGATTATCGCAACGGGTTCTAACCCCTTCATTATTCCGATTCCCGGGCATGATAAAGAAGGTGTGATGGCCTTTCGCGATATTGATGATTGCGACGCCATGATTGAGGCTGCCAAAAAATACAAAAAAGCGGCGGTGATTGGCGGTGGCCTACTTGGTCTGGAAGCGGCCAAAGGGCTGCTGAATTTAGGCATGGAAACCACCGTAATCCACGATCAAAGCACGCTGATGAATATGCAGCTCGACTCCACTGCTGGTGAAATGCTGCGCAGCGATCTTGAAGCGCAAGGCATGGTCTTTAAAACCTCGACCCTAACTGAAGAAATTCTTGGTGAAAACCGCGTCACCGGCCTGCAGTTTAAAGATGGCACATCGCTTGAATGTGACCTGCTGATAATGGCCGTGGGTATTCGCCCCAATATGGCGCTCGCCAAAGATTGCCGTCTATTGTGCAATAGAGGCATTGTTATTAATGATTATATGCAAACGGTCACCGACCCCTCTATTTATGCCGTGGGCGAATGCGTTGAGCACCGAGGGGCGGTGTATGGCTTGGTGGCACCTTTGTTTGAACAAGCCAAGACGCTGGCCCATATGATTACCGGTCAAGGGCTTAAATCATATGAAGGTTCCGTACTGTCCACCAAACTGAAAATTTCCGGTGTCGACGTGTTCTCAGCCGGCGACTTTATGGGCGCATCGGGTGCTGATGTTATTGAATTAATGGATCAAGTTGGCGGCGTATACAAAAAACTGATCATTGAAGATGACGAGATCAAAGGGGTCGTCATGTTTGGCGATACCGCTGACGGGCCAACCTTCTTCCAATGGATGCAGGACGGTAAAGACATATCCGACCTCCGTTCCACCCTACTCTTCTCTGCATCAGGCTTAGGTGATTCAGGACACTCAGGCATTGATCTGGCTGCAGAAATGACGGATGCAACCATTGTTTGCGGCTGCAACGGTGTGAGCAAAAAAGACATTGTCGATGCCATCGTCAATGATGGTTTGACCACCCGTAAAGAAATTACTGCCAACACCAAAGCAGCGGGTTCCTGTGGTGGCTGCGAAGGGCTGGTGTACCAACTTCTAACGTCTACATTGGGTACTGCATTTGTAGAATCAGAACACGACCCTATTTGCGCTTGCACCGAGTTGAACCACGAGCAGGTTAAAGAGCAGATCAAAGCTAGAAAGCTGACCACTGTACGTGACGTAATGCACACATTGGATTGGGAATGTGAAGGCTGCCAAGTCTGCCGCCCGGCCATTAACTATTACATCGGTATGATCTGGCCAGAGGATTCTGAAGATGATCGCAGTAGCCGTATTGCCAACGAGAGGATGCACGCAAACATTCAAAAAGACGGCACCTACTCGGTCATCCCGCGTATTTATGGCGGCGAAACCACCCCCGACGATCTGATCCGTATTGCCACCGTGGCCAAGAAATACGCTGTCCCCACCGTAAAAATCACCGGCGGACAACGCATCGACCTACTCGGCATAAAAAAAGAAGACTTAACATCTATTTGGAAAGACCTTGATATGCCCTCTGGTTACGCCTACGGGAAAGCACTGCGCACAGTAAAAACCTGCGTCGGTTCCGAGTGGTGTCGCTTCGGCACACAGAACTCCACGGGGTTGGGCATCCACCTTGAAAAAGAGCTGGAGCGTGTATGGTTCCCTGCCAAGGTGAAATTAGCGGTATCCGGTTGTCCAAGAAATTGCGCCGAATCAACCATTAAGGATGTCGGCATTATTGGTGTGGAAGGTGGCTGGGAGATCAGTACCGGTGGCAATGGTGGCGTGCACGTGGTTGCGACCGAAATGTTATGCCTCGTAGAAACGGCTGAAGAGGTTGAAGAGATCGTCAAAGCCTATCTACAACATTATCGTGAAACCGGCCGTCATAATGAACGCTGCGCCCCCTGGCAAAAACGTGTTGGTATGGAGAGCATTAAAATTGCGGTGGTAGACGATATTGATAACCGCAAAGCGTTGGTGGCACGTCTGAAAGTCTATATGGATACGCTAGACAGTGATCCATGGCAAGACCGCATTGATGATGAAGCTCGCACTGGCAGCAAAGAATTTAATGAATACAGAACCATCGAAATCAAGGAGGTCAACTCATGA